Proteins encoded together in one Camarhynchus parvulus chromosome 12, STF_HiC, whole genome shotgun sequence window:
- the BRK1 gene encoding protein BRICK1 has translation MSVQEDPVQREIHQDWANREYIEVITSSIKKIADFLNSFDMSCRSRLATLNEKLTALERRIEYIEARVTKGETLT, from the exons atGTCGGTGCAGGAGGACCCGGTGCAGCGGGAGATCCACCAGGACTGGGCCAACCGCGAGTACATCGAGGTGATCACCAGCTCCATCAAGAAAATAGCGGACTTCCTCAACTCCTTCG ACATGTCGTGCCGGTCCCGGCTGGCCACCCTGAACGAGAAGCTGACGGCGCTGGAGCGGAGAATCGAGTACATCGAAGCCCGG GTCACCAAGGGGGAGACGCTGACATAG